The window CCGCTTGTGGGTTTAAGGTCGGGTTTCTCGATGGAGCCAAGGTGGTGAAGGTGCGGATGTATGAGGGAGCCAAAGAAACATGGAAAGAGTGGGGGCGCAGTCTTGACCTCAAAGATGCCTCTTCCATGAGTCAGGTGTGGAGCGATTTGTGGCTTTTACTGAGTGTTCAGGGTTTGCCACTTCCAGCCTCTTTGATTTTATTCAGTTGCCTAGGATGGGGAATTACCTCACCCTCCGTAATGGCAGCGGCTGGATTAAACCTTTTCTTGCTGTTGATTCGCTTTGCTTTGCTGTTTGCGATCGCTCCTTCTTATGATCGTTCTCAGGGATCAGCCGCTTCATGGCTCTTTTGGCTTTCCCCCTTAGCTGATCCCTTAGCCGTCTGGCGAATTTTCTTATCGGCTAGCCACAGACCGACCTCTTGGCGGGGTCGGAGTTATAGCGTTTAGGGTTGAAGGTTAGCCGGTTGGCAAGCCTAAGGTTGACCGGCTAGCAAGGCAAACCAATATTAACCTTCAACTCTTTTAACCTTCATCATCTGCTGTATTCACTTGATCCACTCGTTCAAGTTGCCAAAGAATTTGATTGCCTTCACGTCGGACTCGTGACACAATCCAATTTCGCCAAGGCCAGTGGTCGCCGCGACTAGTCACGGCACTGGCATTAACATCCATTAAGTCAGCCAGCTCAGAACTGCTAATCAGGTAGCCTTGGCGGGCTATCTCATCGGCGATGTGGAGAGTTTCCACCAAGTTACGGAGTTGAGCAACTCTCACCTCGCGAGGTAAGTCTTCAATTGCACCAGCAGGGGAAGAAACAGGTGAATCCATCATGGCTACTTCAGAGGAGGGAAGGCTCATTTGTATAGTCTCGTAAGCTAACTTAGAAACAACGTTTGAATCTGATACTCCTGCTACAGGTGAGTTGGAGTTTGAGTGATTGGAGGGTGGAGTACTCAGGTCGAACGCCTGATCGAGTACCAAGGGCTTGCCAACAGCAAAAGCACGAGCGATTGTATCACAACGCTCATTGCCCTCATTGCCACTGTGCCCCCGAACATACTGCCACTCCACCAAGGGAGAATTCAGCTCATCAAGAGTTTCCCACAAATCTTGATTTAAAACAGCTTTTCCCTGTGCTGTCTTCCAGCCTTTCTTTTTCCAGCCTTTCACCCATTTGGTGACGCCATTCTTGACATATTCACTATCGGTGTAGAGGATGACGGATTCGGTTTGAGCCGATGCCTTGAGAACCTTCAACGCCTGAATGGCTGCTTGCATTTCCATTCGGTTGTTTGTGGTTTGAGCAGTCCCACCACCCATTTCATAAACGGAGCCATCGGTAAAATAAACTACAGTACCCCAGCCGCCGGGACCAGGGTTGCCAGCGCAAGCGCCATCGGTGTAAAAACATTTAATTTGGCGAGTAGAAGGCATGTGTTTTGAGTTGTAAGTTTTATGATTCTCTCCGACGGTACCTTTGTGTTTGATCAGATGATAATTGCATTTGACTCCAAGGAATTATTCTCTGCTAAGTCCCTGAACCCGCCATCCGTTCTCAACCCCATGGATACTCGGTAAGATCAATCGCTTCGCTCACCGAGGCTCGAAACTTTGGTGTTTTGCTTGCCAAAAATTAAACTATATGGTAATAAAAAGCCGCAACATTTAAGCCAATTATTCATCTAAGATGGCATTTGCTGGGGTGTTAGTCAGCCAACAGACACAACCCTTCCCTTCCCCCTCCCGCCCAGATAGCCTCGTGAGTTACGAACCCTTACACCACAAGTATCGCCCTCAAACTTTTGCTGATTTGGTGGGGCAAGAGGCGATCGCGACGACCCTCACCAATGCCATCCTCAGCGAACGAATTGCCCCAGCTTATCTGTTCACCGGCCCCAGAGGTACGGGTAAAACGTCTAGCGCCCGAATTCTGGCGAAATCCCTCAACTGTTTAAAACAAGATCAGCCAACGGAGTCACCTTGTGGTTATTGTGACGTCTGTAAGAGTATCGCCTCAGGTGCCGCTCTCGATGTGATTGAAATTGACGCCGCCAGTAACACCGGCGTCGATAACATTCGAGAAATTATCGAACGTGCCCAATTTGCACCCGTTCAATGTCGCTACAAAGTGTATGTGGTAGACGAATGTCACATGCTCAGCACCGCCGCGTTCAATGCCTTGCTGAAGACGCTGGAGGAGCCACCCAAGCATGTTGTATTTGTGCTAGCCACAACTGACCCTCAGCGCGTGCTGCCGACGATTATCTCACGCTGCCAACGGTTCGA of the Allocoleopsis franciscana PCC 7113 genome contains:
- the rnhA gene encoding ribonuclease HI, coding for MPSTRQIKCFYTDGACAGNPGPGGWGTVVYFTDGSVYEMGGGTAQTTNNRMEMQAAIQALKVLKASAQTESVILYTDSEYVKNGVTKWVKGWKKKGWKTAQGKAVLNQDLWETLDELNSPLVEWQYVRGHSGNEGNERCDTIARAFAVGKPLVLDQAFDLSTPPSNHSNSNSPVAGVSDSNVVSKLAYETIQMSLPSSEVAMMDSPVSSPAGAIEDLPREVRVAQLRNLVETLHIADEIARQGYLISSSELADLMDVNASAVTSRGDHWPWRNWIVSRVRREGNQILWQLERVDQVNTADDEG